The Streptomyces sp. R28 region GCGTCTCGCCGGCGCCGTACGCCCTCTACGGCCTCGGCGGGGTCGGCAAGACACAGATCGCGCTGGAGTACGTGCACCGGTTCGCCCCCGACTACGACCTGGTGTGGTGGATCCCCTCCGAGCGCAACGAGCTCGTCATCTCCTCCCTCGCCGAGCTCGGCGTCCGCCTCGGACTGCGGGTCGGCGAGGAGGCGGCACAGGCCGCGCAGGAGGTGCGGGACCATCTGCGCCAGTCCGGCTCCACGCTGCGCTGGCTCCTGGTCTTCGACAACGCCGACGAGCCGCAGGAGGTCAGCCGGCACTTCCCCGGAGGCAACGGCCATGTCCTGGTCACCTCCCGCAACCAGGACTGGTCGCAGAACTTCGGGGCCATCGAGGTCGACCTCTTCCTGCGTGAGGAGAGCGTCGAGCATCTGCTGCGCCGGGCCGCCGACCTCAGCGTCGAGGACGCCGACCGGGTCGCCGCGGCGGTCGGCGACCTGCCGCTCGCCCTCGACCAGGCCGGAGCCTGGCTCGCCGCGACCGGAACGTCGGTCGACACCTACCTGGCGGAACTGGAACAACAGGCCGAACTCGTCCTGTCCTTCAGCCAGCCCTCCAACTACCCGCAACCGGTGGCGGCCACCTGGAACGTCTCCATCGAGCGGCTCAAGGAACGCTCCCCGGCCGCCGTACGGCTGCTGCAGCTGTGCGCCTTCTTCGCCGCCGAGCCGATCTCCAGGGACCTGCTCTACGGCGACGAGATGATCCGCGTCCTCGCCAAGGACGACCCTTCGCTCAGGGAGAGGATGGTCCTCGGCCGGGTGATCCGGGAGATCGGCCGCTTCGCCCTGGCCAAGGTGGACCGGGCCACCCGGTCCATCCAGGTCCACCGGTTGGTCCAAGCCGTGATCCGCGCCCAGATGAGCCCCCGGGAGCAGGAGGAGGCGCAGCATGTCGTGCACCGCGTCCTGGCCGGCCACCGCCCCAAGGGCGAGGAACCGATCGACGACGACGACCCCGACACCCGCGCCAAGCTCGCTGTCATCTGGCCGCATCTGGAGGCGTCCGAGGCCAGCCGGTGTGACGAGCCGGAGACGCGGCAGCTGCTCATCGACCGGGTGCGCTACCTGTGGAAGCAGGGCGACCTCAACGCCGCCTTCGCCCTGGGGCAGGAACTGCGGACCGCGTGGCAGAACCTGTTGAACGCGCGCCGGGGGCAACTGGCCGAGCTGGAGAAGAAGGTCGCCGACGCGAAGACCAGGACCGGCCGGGCGGACGACGACGACATCGAGGAGCTGGCCAAGCAGGAGAGCTATGTGACCAACCTGCACACCCAGATCCTCTACCTGGGCTCCAACATCGCCAATGTGCTGCGCTCGCTGGGCAAGTACGTGGAGGCGGAGCGGCTGGGCTCGGACACGCTGGCCCGCCAGCGGGTGCTGCTGGTCGCCGACCACCCGCACATCTTCATGACCAGCAGTGGTCTGGCCATGGACCTGGGCAGCATCGGCCGTTTCGCGGACGCCCTGGAACTGGCCATCGAGGCATACGACGGCTTGAAGGACAGCCTCGGCGAGGACCATCCGCGCACCCTCTTCGCCAACAACAACCGCGCCGTCTGTCTGCGGCTGCTGGGCCGCTACGCCGAGGCCCGTGACGTCGACCAGGAGATCTACGACCGCCGGCGCAACGATCTGGAACTGGGCAGCGAGCACCCGCACAGCCTGCTCAGCGCCACCAACCTGGGCCGCGACCTGCGTGAGACGGGGGAGTACGCCACCTCGATCTCGCTGCTGCGCAGCAGCTACGAGGCCTACCAGCGGCTGTTCGGCGAGACCCACCCGGAAACCCTGCGCACCGCCAAGAGCCTCGCCGTCTCCCTGCGCAAGGCCGGAAAGGTCACCGAGGCCCGCGCGCTCACCCACCAGACCCGCGAGTACTACCGCACCCGGGAGATCCCCACCACCACCCCCGATGTCCTGGACTGCACCCTGAACTACGCCACCGACCTGTACGCCACCGGCGCCCGGGAGGAGGCAGTCGCCCTCGCTCAGGAGATCGTGCCCCAGTACCGGATGGCACCCGGCGTGCGGCACCCGGCGACGCTGGCCGCCGTCAACAACCTCGGTATCTTCCTGCGCGGTTCGGGCGAGGTCGGCAAGGCGCGGGAGCTGCTGGAGGAGAACCTGGCCACGTTGCGCGAGGTGCTCGGCGAACGCCACCCCTACAGCCTGGCCTGCGCCGTCAACCTCGCCAACGTGCTGGCGGAACTGGACGCGCTGGCCGAGGTCGAGCAGCTGGAACGGATGGCCGTCGCCGGATTCCAGGCAGGTCTCGGGCACGGCCACCCGGACACCGTCGTCTCGCGTGCCAACCTGGCCGTCACCCTCGGGATGCTGGGCCGGACCGCGGAGGCCGAGGAGCTCAAGAAGAGCACCCTCGCCGAACTGACCCAGCTCCTCGGCGAGGAGCATCCGCACGCGGTGACCGTCCGCGAGGGCAAACGCATCCACCGCGACC contains the following coding sequences:
- the fxsT gene encoding FxSxx-COOH system tetratricopeptide repeat protein, producing MSSLDRPGGRNGRVVTFYSYKGGTGRTMALANTAWILAANGKRVLAVDWDLEAPGLHRFFHPFLEPATVGATTGVIDLLTDYAWAAAADPAETEHRPPDWHRQYARIQRHAVSLDWPFPAPGTLDLVSAGRQNRDYSAIVSTFDWDNFYERLGGGLFFDALRDEMRYHYDYALIDSRTGLSDIADICTAHLPDTLVDCFTLSDQSIDGAAAVARHIDERLRSRRIRILPVPMRIDEGEKEKADAGRSLARAKFDRFPTGMTEAQLAGYWGSVEIPYRPYYAYEETLATFGDEAGNAGSLLAAFERLTAVITNQAVTALPRMDEEVRLGIKKAFTRSRSALPADLHLSYVAEDRMWADWIAAVLTRAGYRVDLKYVGGEGDGADKPADRTVVVLSAAYQRSARARQVWDAVTGGDPSGRRQVVAVRVGDVRPVPSFSERASADLVRLDETQAVGVLLRALGKPALPAERRPDGPSTEARFPGTVPKFWNVSPRNASFTGRSALLEKLRDSLGSSTTSVSPAPYALYGLGGVGKTQIALEYVHRFAPDYDLVWWIPSERNELVISSLAELGVRLGLRVGEEAAQAAQEVRDHLRQSGSTLRWLLVFDNADEPQEVSRHFPGGNGHVLVTSRNQDWSQNFGAIEVDLFLREESVEHLLRRAADLSVEDADRVAAAVGDLPLALDQAGAWLAATGTSVDTYLAELEQQAELVLSFSQPSNYPQPVAATWNVSIERLKERSPAAVRLLQLCAFFAAEPISRDLLYGDEMIRVLAKDDPSLRERMVLGRVIREIGRFALAKVDRATRSIQVHRLVQAVIRAQMSPREQEEAQHVVHRVLAGHRPKGEEPIDDDDPDTRAKLAVIWPHLEASEASRCDEPETRQLLIDRVRYLWKQGDLNAAFALGQELRTAWQNLLNARRGQLAELEKKVADAKTRTGRADDDDIEELAKQESYVTNLHTQILYLGSNIANVLRSLGKYVEAERLGSDTLARQRVLLVADHPHIFMTSSGLAMDLGSIGRFADALELAIEAYDGLKDSLGEDHPRTLFANNNRAVCLRLLGRYAEARDVDQEIYDRRRNDLELGSEHPHSLLSATNLGRDLRETGEYATSISLLRSSYEAYQRLFGETHPETLRTAKSLAVSLRKAGKVTEARALTHQTREYYRTREIPTTTPDVLDCTLNYATDLYATGAREEAVALAQEIVPQYRMAPGVRHPATLAAVNNLGIFLRGSGEVGKARELLEENLATLREVLGERHPYSLACAVNLANVLAELDALAEVEQLERMAVAGFQAGLGHGHPDTVVSRANLAVTLGMLGRTAEAEELKKSTLAELTQLLGEEHPHAVTVREGKRIHRDLEPLPV